CGAAGTAGTGGACGTGGCCCGCGTGCTGTTCGAGGTGGTGGATACGAGCCGGCTGTGGGTCACGCTCGACGTGACCGCGGAACAGACGCGACGGGTGAAGCTCGGTCAATCCGTGCGGTTCAAGACGGACGGCGGGAAAGAGGAAGCGGTCGGTACCGTGGTGTGGCGCAGCACCCAGGCCGACCCGAAGACGCGCACGGTCAAGGTCCGCGCCGACCTCCACGACCCGACCGGCCGGTTCCTCGCGAACACCTTCGGCACGGGCCGCATCGTGTTGCGCGAAGAGCCGAAGGCGGTCGTCGTTCCCAACGCGGCCATTCAGTGGGACGGGAACTGCTTCGTGGTGTTCGTTCAGGACAAGGATTTCCGCAAGCCGAATGCGTTCAAATTGTTCCACGTGCGCAGCGTGCGCATCGGGGTCAAGAGCGACACGCAGACGGAGATCATCGCGGGTCTGCTCCCGGGCGAAGTGATCGTCACCAAGAACGCGGAGGTGCTCCGCGGGGAACTGTTCCGCAGCAACATCGGCGACGGCTGCGGGTGCGGGCACTAGCGGGGCCGGTCACTCCGTGGCTTTCTCCTTCTTCGTCGAGACAAAACTGGTCGCAGAACCGACCGGACAACAATGGGCGTTTCATGCTCTCCTGGGTGATCGATACGTCGCTGAAGAACCGCTGGGGCGTCGTGCTGGGCGCGGTTGCGTTCGCGTGTGCGGGAGTGCTCTCGCTGCGCGAACTGGACGTGGACGCCTTCCCGGACACGACCCCGGTGCAGGTGCAGATCAACACCGCCGCGCCCGCACTCGCGCCCGTTGAAGTGGAGCGCCAGATCACCGCGCCCATCGAGCAGGCGCTCGGCGGGTTGCCGAAAATCAAGCAGATGCGGTCCGTGTCCAAGTTCGGGCTGTCACAGGTCGCGATCACGTTCGAGGACGGCACTGATATTTATTTCGCGCGGCAAGTGGTTACCGAGCGCCTCAACTCGGTGAAGCTTCCTGTCGGTCTGAACGCGCCGCAACTCGGACCGGTTTCGACCGGGTTGGGCGAAATCTTCCACTACGTCGTGACCGGTAAGGGCGACGACGTGACCGAGCTGCGCACCATCCACGATTGGGTGATTCGCCCACAGTTGCGCACGGTGAAGGGCGTGGCCGAGGTCAATTCGTGGGGCGGGTACGACAAGCAGTTCCAGGTGCGCATCGATCCCGCGCTGCTCGTGAAGCACGGGCTGACCTTCGATCAGGTCACGAGCGCGATCCGCGAAAACAACCAGACGGTCGGGGGCGGGCTCATCAGCCAGAACGGGGCGTCCCTCATCGTGCTCGGATTGGGCCGACCCTCGACCGTGGAGCAGATCAAGGGCATTCAACTCGCGGCCCGCGACGGGGTGCCGATCAAACTCGGGGACGTGGGGGACGTGAAAGTCGGGCACGAGGTGCGGCGCGGGGCGGTGACTGCTGACGGGCGCGGAGAAGTCGTACTCGGGCTGGGCTTTCTCACGATGGGCGAGAACAGCCACGAGGTGACGTGGCACCTGAAGAACCGGCTCGACGAGGTGAAGAAGACGCTCCCGCGGAACGTGGACGTGAAGCCGGTGTACGACCGCACGGAGCTGGTCGATTACGTCATCGACACGGTGCGCGCGAACCTGTTCGAGGGCGGGTTGTTCGTCATCGCGGTGCTGTTCCTGTTCCTCGGCAACCTCCGCGCCGCGCTCATCGTCGCTCTGGCGATCCCGCTCTCGATGCTGTTCGCGTTTTCGGGGATGTTCAAATTCGGAATCGCAGCGAGCCTACTTTCGCTGGGCGCGATCGACTTCGGGATGGTGGTCGATTCGAGCGTGGTGATGATCGAGAACTGCACGCGGCACCTCGCAGACGCGCCGAGCGGCAAGGACCGGCGCGAGATCATCCGCGACGCGGCCGTCGAAGTGCGCAAGCCCACGCTCTTCGGCGAACTCATCATCCTCGTCGTGTACCTCCCGATCCTCACGCTCGAAGGAACGGAAGGGAAACTGTTCCGGCCGATGGCGCTGACAGTGATCTTCGCACTTCTCGGTTCGATGCTCCTTTCGATGACGCTGATGCCCGCACTCGCGAGCCTGCTCCTCCCTCGGCGCGCGGAGGGGCGCGAACCGCTCCTCATGCGGGCAATCAAGGCCGTGTACCTGTTCGTCTTGCGGATCACGATGAAGCAAAAGGCCGCGGTGCTGCTGTTCGCGGTCGGGGTGCTGGGGGTCGCGTTCGGAATGGTGGCGCCGAACCTGGGTTCGGAGTTCGTTCCCCGATTGTCCGAGGGGGCGCTCGCGATCAGCGTCGTTCGGCCCGCGGGTACCGATCTCGATGCCTCGATCCAGATGAACACGCAGATGGAGAAGGCCATTCTCGCGGCGTTCCCGGACGAGGTCGAGCACGTGTGGTCGCGGATCGGGACCGGTGAAGTTGCGACCGACCCGATGGGGATCGAGCTCACCGACATTTACGTTACGCTGAAACCGCGCGCGAAGTGGAAGCGCGCCAAGACGCAGGCCGAACTGACGGAGTTGGTCGGGAAGGAACTGCGGTTCGTTCCCGGGCAACAGCTGTCGTTCCAGCAGCCGATCGAGATGCGGATGGCCGAAATGGAGACCGGTATCCGCGCGGATCTGGGCGTTCTGCTCTACGGAGACGACCTCGACGTGCTCAAGGCGAAGGCCAGCGAGATCGAGCGCGCGATGAAGGACGTGCCCGGGGTCGCGGACCTCGCGGTGAGTCAGTTGACCGGCCAGCCGGTGCTCCAAGTCACCGTGAAGCAGGACCAGATCGCGCGATACGGTGTGCCCGCCCGTGCGGTCCTGGACCTCATCGAGTCCATCGGCTCGAAGCCGCTCGGCGAGGTGACGGACGGGCCGTTCCGGTTCCCGCTCGTGGTACGCTTGCCCGACCACTGGCGCGAGAGCCCCGAGTCGATCGGTGCGATTCAACTGCCCACGGCTACCGGCGAGCGCATCCCGCTGTCCCGACTCGCGGACATCCGCACCGTCGAGGGGCCGTCCACGATCACGCGCGAGTGGGGGCAGCGCCGGATCAGCGTCACCTGCAACGTGCGCGGGCGCGACCTCGGCAGTTGCGTGGCCGAAGTGCGCCAAACTCTCGCGGCGAAAATCGCGCTCCCGCCGGGCCGGTATCACATCGAATATGCCGGGCAGTTCGAGCAACTTCAGCGCGCGCGCCTGCGGCTGATGATCGTGGTGCCGGTCGCGCTGGTGCTCATCTGCGTGCTACTGTTCGCCACTTACGGCACGGTCGCGGACACGCTCCGCGTGCTGACCGGCATCCCGTTCGCCTGGGTGGGCGGGCTGTTCGCGCTGTGGTTGCGCGACATGCCGTTCTCGATCTCGGCCGCGGTCGGGTTCATCGCACTCTCGGGTGTCGCGGTCCTTGATGACATGATTCTCGTGAGCTACGTCCGGCACCTCCGCGACCGCGGGCGCACGCTCGAAGAGGCCGTCGAAGAAGCAGCCGTGACGCGCCTGCGCCCGGTACTCATGACGGCACTGGTCGCGAGCCTGGGCTTCGTCCCAATGGCGTTCAGTACGGGCATGGGGTCGGAGGTGCAGCGCCCCCTCGCCACCGTTGTTATCGGCGGCGTCATCAGTGCGATGGTGATGTCGCTCCTCGTGCTCCGCGTGTTGTACGTCGTCTTCCAGTTACCGGGCCGGAAGTCGACCGCGTCGAATGAACCGGAACCGCCCGCTACGGGCACTTCAGGAGGCTGAGCCGATGGTTACTGCATGGATCAAGGCTTCGATGGCGGGTTTGCTCGTCGCCGGGTTGATGGTCGCGGTGGGCTGCACGCAGCCCGCCACGCCCTCGCAGGCGCCGCCGAAGAAGGACGACGAAGGTGGTCACGGCTGGTGGTGCGACGAGCACGGCGTGGTGGAAGACGAGTGCAGCATGTGCAGCGATAAGGTGTACGATGCGGCCAAAGCAAAGGGAGACATTTGCCTGAACCATCCCAAGCGGGCGAAGAGCCAGTGCTTCATCTGCAACCCGGAACTGTGGGAGAAGTCCGCCGCGCGCTACAAGGAGAAATACGGCAAGGAGCCGCCCGCGCCGAAGGACAATATGCCGACGAAGAAGTGAGTTCGGTTGAGAGCGTGTTCAGAGAGCAGAAGACAGATCAGGGGCTCGCTCAGACACAGTGCGACTCTGATCTTTGCCTTCTGTTCTCTGTTCTCCGCCCGGTCTCACGTTTGCATCAGTATACCCGCGATGGCCGCGTTGATGAGCGTCGCGAGGAAGCCAATGAACAGCGCCTTCATTCCGAGTTTGGCGAGATCGGCCCGGCGCCCCGGGGCTATTGCGCCGATGCCGCCGAGCTGAATGCCCACCGACGCGAAGTTGGCGAACCCCGTTAGCGCGTAGACCGCGAGCATCCGCGACCGGTCCGTCAGCGGAACCGAGCCTGTTTGCGTCCACTCTTTCAGCGTCAGGTACGCGACGTGTTCGTTTACCGCGAGCTTGATCCCGAGCAGGCTCCCCACGCGCTCGCACTCCGCCGGTTCCACGCCGAGCAGGAACGCGACCGGCGCGAACAGCCAGCCGAAGATCGTTTCCAGTTTCAACCGGTCCGGCCACCAGTCCAGGTCGGCGGTAATGAACCCGAAGCCGAGATTGCGTTTCAGCCACGCGCCGCACCAGCCGACGCCGGGCTTGATCTCGGCCAGGACGATATCGAACAGTGCGATGAACGCGATGAACGCGATCAACATTGCGGCCACGTTGAGCGCGAGCCACAACCCGTCCTTCACCCCGCTCGCGGCGGCGTCGATGATGTTCACGTAGGGCGTTTCGACCGCGATGGGCGCTGTGCCGGCGGTCACGGGTTTGCCCGCTTCGGGGTAAATCAGCTTCGTGAGGTAGAGGCTGCACGGGCACGCCATCACGCACGTACAGAGGATCGCGACCGGGTCCGCACCGTAGCTAATGTACACCGCCATCATCCCGCCGCTGATGTGCGCCATACCGCTGCCCATGAGCGCGAGTAGTTCGGACTTGGTCATCATCGGCACGAACGGTTTCACGATGAGCGGGGCTTCGGTCTGGCCCATGAACACG
The Gemmata palustris DNA segment above includes these coding regions:
- a CDS encoding efflux RND transporter permease subunit; the protein is MLSWVIDTSLKNRWGVVLGAVAFACAGVLSLRELDVDAFPDTTPVQVQINTAAPALAPVEVERQITAPIEQALGGLPKIKQMRSVSKFGLSQVAITFEDGTDIYFARQVVTERLNSVKLPVGLNAPQLGPVSTGLGEIFHYVVTGKGDDVTELRTIHDWVIRPQLRTVKGVAEVNSWGGYDKQFQVRIDPALLVKHGLTFDQVTSAIRENNQTVGGGLISQNGASLIVLGLGRPSTVEQIKGIQLAARDGVPIKLGDVGDVKVGHEVRRGAVTADGRGEVVLGLGFLTMGENSHEVTWHLKNRLDEVKKTLPRNVDVKPVYDRTELVDYVIDTVRANLFEGGLFVIAVLFLFLGNLRAALIVALAIPLSMLFAFSGMFKFGIAASLLSLGAIDFGMVVDSSVVMIENCTRHLADAPSGKDRREIIRDAAVEVRKPTLFGELIILVVYLPILTLEGTEGKLFRPMALTVIFALLGSMLLSMTLMPALASLLLPRRAEGREPLLMRAIKAVYLFVLRITMKQKAAVLLFAVGVLGVAFGMVAPNLGSEFVPRLSEGALAISVVRPAGTDLDASIQMNTQMEKAILAAFPDEVEHVWSRIGTGEVATDPMGIELTDIYVTLKPRAKWKRAKTQAELTELVGKELRFVPGQQLSFQQPIEMRMAEMETGIRADLGVLLYGDDLDVLKAKASEIERAMKDVPGVADLAVSQLTGQPVLQVTVKQDQIARYGVPARAVLDLIESIGSKPLGEVTDGPFRFPLVVRLPDHWRESPESIGAIQLPTATGERIPLSRLADIRTVEGPSTITREWGQRRISVTCNVRGRDLGSCVAEVRQTLAAKIALPPGRYHIEYAGQFEQLQRARLRLMIVVPVALVLICVLLFATYGTVADTLRVLTGIPFAWVGGLFALWLRDMPFSISAAVGFIALSGVAVLDDMILVSYVRHLRDRGRTLEEAVEEAAVTRLRPVLMTALVASLGFVPMAFSTGMGSEVQRPLATVVIGGVISAMVMSLLVLRVLYVVFQLPGRKSTASNEPEPPATGTSGG
- a CDS encoding NupC/NupG family nucleoside CNT transporter, coding for MIAPAPGSTTSTDSDTNTAPPEVALPPTPWTWRLAILGAIVIVGAVAYFGRSAVADRPEVACRVQAGCGVLCFLGLAALFSNSLQSVSRKTLLWGIGLQFALAIVIIHPDPFGSRWVNFIWVGDVLRAVGAGIKALITASNQGAEFVFGSLAKVDGPSGFVFAFRVLPPIIFVSSFFSVLYYLGVLQFFVRLMARAMMYLMGTSGAETLSVSANVFMGQTEAPLIVKPFVPMMTKSELLALMGSGMAHISGGMMAVYISYGADPVAILCTCVMACPCSLYLTKLIYPEAGKPVTAGTAPIAVETPYVNIIDAAASGVKDGLWLALNVAAMLIAFIAFIALFDIVLAEIKPGVGWCGAWLKRNLGFGFITADLDWWPDRLKLETIFGWLFAPVAFLLGVEPAECERVGSLLGIKLAVNEHVAYLTLKEWTQTGSVPLTDRSRMLAVYALTGFANFASVGIQLGGIGAIAPGRRADLAKLGMKALFIGFLATLINAAIAGILMQT